Proteins from a genomic interval of Arvicola amphibius chromosome 10, mArvAmp1.2, whole genome shotgun sequence:
- the Ubl3 gene encoding ubiquitin-like protein 3, whose protein sequence is MSSHVPADMINLRLILVSGKTKEFLFSPNDSASDIAKHVYDNWPMDWEEEQVSSPNILRLIYQGRFLHGNVTLGALKLPFGKTTVMHLVARETLPEPNSQGQRNREKTGESNCCVIL, encoded by the exons ATTAATTTGCGCCTCATCTTGGTGAGTGGAAAGACGAAGGAGTTCCTCTTCTCCCCAAACGACTCTGCCTCTGACATTGCGAAGCATGTGTATGACAACTGGCCCATGG ACTGGGAAGAAGAACAGGTGAGCAGCCCGAACATCCTGCGACTCATCTACCAAGGCAGATTTCTACATGGGAACGTCACGTTAGGAG CATTAAAACTTCCTTTCGGCAAAACAACAGTGATGCACTTGGTGGCCAGAGAGACCCTTCCAGAGCCCAACTCACAAG GCCAGAGGAATCGGGAGAAGACTGGGGAGAGCAACTGCTGCGTGATCCTGTGA